A stretch of the Planctomycetota bacterium genome encodes the following:
- the mgtE gene encoding magnesium transporter produces MPTIESDSQAPPPVADDAAARALSDAIDRVDVEAIQEAVDRLPAEDRPRILDQLGKERLDRLVTCIEPGDAAHLLETLPDAAIAATLERIDPGAAAQLLERLPSAERADLVQELSEDQAESVLDALPEAIANEARALSGYDPETAGGLLVTEVLSYADDRSVGDVVEDMRANAERYRAYDVQYAFVTDAAGRLRGVLRLRDLLLAPWSRRIAEIMIPDPIRVSVDETLDDLESLFDDHGFFGVPAVDTDDRLVGVVQRSRVEEALAERSESDYRKSQGIIGGEELRSMPTLLRARRRFAWLSINIVLNSFAAAVIALNEATLEAVIALAVFMPIISDMSGCSGNQAVAVSMRELTLGLIKPRDALRVWRKELSVGVINGLGLGLLLMIGGSIYAGNIWFGAVVGSALTLNTLIALSVGGLVPILLKAIKKDPALASGPILTTVTDMCGFLLVLTLASLMMDKLL; encoded by the coding sequence ATGCCGACCATCGAATCCGACTCCCAGGCCCCGCCGCCCGTCGCCGACGACGCGGCCGCCCGGGCGCTCTCCGACGCGATCGACCGCGTCGATGTTGAGGCGATCCAGGAGGCCGTCGACAGGCTGCCGGCCGAGGATCGGCCCCGGATCCTGGATCAACTCGGCAAGGAGCGGCTCGATCGGCTCGTGACCTGCATCGAGCCGGGCGACGCGGCCCACCTGCTCGAGACGCTGCCCGACGCGGCCATCGCCGCCACGCTCGAGCGGATCGACCCGGGGGCCGCCGCCCAGTTGCTCGAGCGGCTGCCCAGCGCCGAGCGGGCCGACCTGGTCCAGGAACTCTCCGAGGACCAGGCCGAGAGCGTGCTGGACGCCCTGCCCGAGGCCATCGCCAACGAGGCTCGGGCGCTGTCGGGGTACGACCCCGAGACCGCCGGCGGCCTGCTGGTAACCGAGGTGCTGTCCTACGCCGACGACCGCAGCGTGGGCGATGTCGTCGAGGACATGCGGGCCAACGCCGAGCGGTACCGCGCGTACGACGTGCAGTACGCCTTCGTCACCGACGCGGCGGGCCGCCTCCGCGGCGTGCTGCGGCTCCGCGACCTGCTGCTCGCACCCTGGAGCCGCCGCATCGCCGAGATCATGATCCCCGACCCCATCCGCGTGTCGGTCGACGAGACGCTGGACGACCTGGAATCGCTCTTCGACGACCACGGCTTCTTCGGCGTGCCCGCCGTCGACACCGACGACCGGCTGGTGGGCGTGGTGCAGCGCAGCCGCGTCGAGGAGGCGCTGGCCGAGAGGAGCGAGAGCGACTACCGCAAGAGCCAGGGCATCATCGGCGGCGAGGAACTCCGCAGCATGCCGACGCTGCTGCGGGCCCGGCGTCGCTTTGCCTGGCTGAGCATCAATATCGTGCTCAACAGCTTCGCGGCGGCGGTGATCGCGCTCAACGAGGCCACCCTCGAGGCCGTCATCGCGCTGGCGGTCTTCATGCCCATCATCAGCGACATGAGCGGCTGCTCGGGCAACCAGGCCGTCGCGGTGAGCATGCGGGAGCTGACGCTGGGCCTCATCAAGCCCCGCGACGCCCTCCGCGTGTGGCGCAAGGAGCTCTCGGTCGGCGTCATCAACGGCCTGGGACTGGGGCTGCTGCTGATGATCGGCGGGAGCATCTACGCCGGCAACATCTGGTTCGGCGCGGTCGTGGGCTCGGCGTTGACGCTCAACACGCTCATCGCGCTGAGCGTCGGCGGGCTGGTGCCCATCCTGCTCAAGGCCATCAAGAAGGACCCCGCCCTGGCCTCGGGGCCCATCCTCACCACCGTGACCGACATGTGCGGCTTCCTGCTGGTGCTCACGCTGGCGAGCCTGATGATGGACAAGCTGCTCTAG
- a CDS encoding phosphoenolpyruvate carboxylase, producing the protein MTTTDRETLEAALRRAADATGLGPALERAGGLADACREAGGRVGDPAWDGVSRTIESMPLDELAAILRVVTARFHLLNKAEQLNIIRVNRERARAANPASPRPESIESAIAALRDRGLDATGVAGLFGRLDIQPTLTAHPTEARRRTILDTQTEIARLTIELDRPDASPLELDRDRAALDAAIATLLVTDNVRSQRLGVADEVRNGIYFLAHTIWSTVPELFRDASWSADRVLGGGAAASELPAMLRYRTWIGGDRDGNPSVTAGVTRDAIAQLRAAARERWDAELDGLHSALSASSRRVDFGDDLRRALEADARWNPTDDDPAQRTHEPLRGRVLQIRERVRRDDGYRGEDLLADLSGLRDAMRHAGLGDAANAGPLADAIVRARVFGLHLATLDVRQHAGVHEAALAEILALAGVADGYASLDEAARLELLERELSTARPLLPRDVALSDASGELLATMAVVRDEVERDPHAVRCWIISMTSRVSDVLGLLLLMKEAGLTEIQPVPLFETVDDLERAPVLMGELLGNAAYRRHLDALAAGGPPEQEVMLGYSDSNKDGGFLMANVALHVAQRKIAEVFAEHGVGLRYFHGRGGTIGRGGGRAGRAMLAAPPSARSGRLRFTEQGEVITFRYTMPGMARRHLEQIVHAALLAEASDEAQPSGGDAPRETEALLVRLAMQSREAYRSLIDDEAFWPWFVAASPVEHIGDLPIASRPVSRASGKALTFQRIRAIPWGFSWIQMRALAPGWYGLGAAFESAGQDERGRIRDLLGRRPFLATVLENAAQELARARMAIFDRYAQQAEGGEDIFERVQAEHDRSTRAVLDLLGRDDLMAHARVVGASIDDRNPWTDVLNLIQIELLRRWKSAGNGQQDALRRPLQAAINGIAAAMQSTG; encoded by the coding sequence ATGACCACGACCGACCGCGAGACGCTCGAGGCCGCACTCCGCCGCGCCGCCGACGCCACCGGGCTCGGCCCGGCGCTCGAGCGGGCCGGCGGGCTCGCCGACGCCTGCCGCGAGGCCGGCGGCCGGGTGGGCGATCCGGCGTGGGACGGTGTGTCCCGCACCATCGAGTCCATGCCCCTGGACGAGCTCGCCGCGATCCTCCGCGTCGTCACGGCTCGCTTCCACCTGCTCAATAAGGCCGAGCAGCTCAACATCATCCGCGTCAACCGCGAGCGAGCCCGAGCAGCAAACCCCGCGAGCCCCAGGCCCGAATCGATCGAGTCCGCGATCGCGGCGTTGCGCGATCGCGGGCTGGACGCCACGGGAGTGGCGGGGCTCTTCGGTCGGCTGGACATCCAGCCCACGCTGACGGCGCACCCGACCGAGGCTCGGCGGCGGACCATCCTGGATACGCAGACCGAGATCGCTCGCCTCACCATCGAGCTGGACCGCCCGGACGCCTCGCCGCTGGAACTGGATCGCGACCGCGCCGCCCTCGACGCCGCCATCGCCACGCTGCTGGTCACCGACAACGTGCGATCGCAGCGGCTCGGTGTAGCCGATGAGGTCCGCAACGGCATCTACTTCCTGGCGCACACCATCTGGAGCACCGTGCCCGAGCTGTTCCGCGACGCATCGTGGTCGGCCGATCGCGTGCTGGGCGGCGGCGCGGCTGCATCCGAGCTGCCCGCCATGCTCCGCTACCGCACGTGGATCGGAGGGGACCGCGACGGCAACCCGAGCGTCACGGCCGGGGTTACGCGGGACGCGATCGCCCAGCTCCGTGCCGCGGCGCGCGAGCGGTGGGATGCCGAGCTGGACGGCCTGCATTCCGCGCTGTCGGCCTCGTCCCGCCGCGTGGATTTCGGCGATGACCTGCGGCGTGCGCTCGAGGCCGATGCACGGTGGAATCCCACGGACGACGACCCCGCGCAGCGGACGCACGAGCCGCTGCGGGGCCGGGTGCTGCAGATCCGCGAGCGCGTACGTCGCGACGACGGCTACCGGGGCGAGGACCTGCTCGCCGACCTCTCGGGGCTCCGCGACGCGATGCGGCATGCCGGCTTGGGCGATGCGGCCAACGCGGGCCCGCTCGCCGATGCCATCGTGCGGGCCCGCGTCTTCGGCCTGCACCTGGCCACGCTCGACGTCCGCCAGCACGCGGGCGTGCACGAGGCCGCGCTGGCCGAGATCCTGGCTCTCGCGGGAGTCGCCGATGGCTACGCGAGCCTCGACGAGGCCGCTCGTCTCGAGCTGCTCGAGCGGGAGCTGTCCACCGCTCGTCCGCTGCTGCCCAGGGACGTCGCGCTGTCGGACGCGTCCGGGGAGCTGCTGGCGACCATGGCCGTCGTGCGGGACGAGGTCGAGCGTGATCCCCACGCCGTGCGCTGCTGGATCATCTCGATGACCTCCCGCGTCAGCGACGTTCTGGGCCTGCTGCTGCTCATGAAAGAGGCGGGCCTGACCGAGATCCAGCCCGTGCCGTTGTTCGAGACCGTCGACGACCTCGAACGCGCGCCGGTGCTCATGGGTGAGCTGCTCGGCAACGCTGCGTACCGCCGGCATCTCGACGCCCTCGCCGCGGGCGGCCCGCCCGAGCAGGAGGTCATGCTGGGCTACTCGGATTCCAACAAGGACGGCGGCTTCCTGATGGCCAACGTGGCGTTGCACGTTGCGCAGCGCAAGATCGCCGAGGTGTTCGCGGAGCACGGCGTGGGGCTTCGGTACTTCCACGGGCGGGGCGGCACCATCGGCCGCGGCGGCGGACGCGCCGGGCGCGCGATGCTCGCGGCGCCCCCCTCGGCCCGCAGCGGACGGCTGCGATTTACCGAGCAGGGCGAGGTCATCACCTTCCGCTACACGATGCCCGGCATGGCGCGGCGGCACCTCGAGCAGATCGTGCACGCCGCCCTGCTGGCCGAGGCGAGCGACGAGGCGCAGCCGAGCGGCGGAGACGCGCCCCGCGAGACCGAGGCGCTGCTCGTCCGCCTCGCAATGCAATCACGGGAGGCCTATCGGAGCCTCATCGACGACGAGGCGTTCTGGCCGTGGTTCGTGGCGGCGAGCCCGGTCGAGCACATCGGCGACCTGCCCATCGCGTCCAGGCCCGTGTCGCGGGCCAGCGGCAAGGCCCTCACGTTCCAGCGGATCCGCGCCATTCCGTGGGGCTTCTCGTGGATCCAGATGCGGGCGCTCGCGCCCGGGTGGTACGGGCTGGGCGCCGCCTTCGAGTCCGCGGGCCAGGACGAGCGCGGCCGCATCCGCGATCTGCTCGGCCGGCGGCCCTTCCTCGCGACGGTGCTCGAGAACGCCGCCCAGGAGCTCGCCCGCGCCCGCATGGCGATCTTCGACCGCTACGCCCAACAGGCCGAGGGCGGGGAGGACATTTTCGAGCGCGTGCAGGCCGAGCACGATCGCAGCACGCGGGCGGTGCTGGACCTCCTGGGCCGCGACGATCTCATGGCGCACGCCCGCGTGGTCGGCGCCTCGATCGACGACCGCAACCCGTGGACGGACGTGCTCAATCTCATCCAGATCGAGCTGCTCCGCCGCTGGAAGAGCGCCGGCAACGGGCAGCAGGATGCGCTCCGCCGGCCGCTCCAGGCGGCGATCAACGGCATCGCCGCGGCGATGCAGTCGACGGGGTGA
- a CDS encoding GNAT family N-acetyltransferase gives MPQASPSDAAGANAPPFAVDPVRCMRLDELRQAKAIGDMAEEVRPLKTGVLLHTRGVPWMCKAVACDLDEPLTKDDLREIVAFYRERGTPPCLELTAYSHEDTLARAAEAGLVLAEVEHVMACPLENWSPPGRLASGLGGISIEIADKADAAAMRALAIVMLSGFPAPGSEPGAMPSEAMITSATDSFTHPRSTPLAATLDGGLVGASGMEVVTLDPSTAATPGQRPAGVVALWGTTVLEDARRRGVQQALIAERLRIGRERGCEVAIIESKPGIPTERNAARLGFQLSYVRLVLRDRSPE, from the coding sequence ATGCCGCAGGCTAGCCCGAGCGATGCCGCGGGGGCCAACGCGCCACCGTTCGCCGTGGACCCGGTCCGCTGCATGCGGCTGGACGAACTCCGCCAGGCGAAGGCCATCGGCGACATGGCCGAAGAGGTCCGCCCGCTCAAGACCGGCGTGCTGCTGCACACGCGGGGCGTGCCCTGGATGTGCAAGGCGGTGGCGTGCGATCTGGACGAGCCGCTCACCAAGGACGACTTGCGGGAGATCGTTGCGTTCTACCGGGAGCGCGGGACGCCGCCGTGCCTGGAGCTGACGGCGTACAGCCACGAGGACACGCTGGCCCGCGCCGCGGAGGCGGGGCTGGTGCTCGCCGAGGTCGAGCACGTGATGGCGTGCCCGCTGGAGAACTGGTCGCCGCCCGGGCGTCTGGCGAGCGGTCTCGGAGGCATCTCGATCGAGATCGCCGACAAGGCCGATGCCGCCGCGATGCGGGCGCTGGCAATCGTGATGCTGTCGGGCTTCCCGGCACCCGGCAGCGAGCCCGGGGCGATGCCGTCCGAGGCGATGATCACGTCCGCCACCGACAGCTTCACGCACCCGCGTTCCACGCCGCTCGCCGCCACGCTGGACGGCGGGCTCGTCGGCGCGTCGGGCATGGAGGTGGTGACGCTCGATCCCTCAACAGCAGCCACCCCCGGCCAGCGGCCCGCGGGCGTCGTCGCGCTCTGGGGCACGACCGTGCTCGAGGACGCGCGGCGGCGGGGCGTCCAGCAGGCTCTGATTGCCGAGCGGCTACGGATCGGCCGCGAGCGGGGCTGCGAGGTCGCGATCATCGAGAGCAAGCCGGGCATCCCGACGGAGCGGAACGCGGCGCGGCTGGGATTCCAGCTGAGCTACGTCAGGCTGGTGTTGCGGGACCGGTCGCCGGAGTAG
- the acs gene encoding acetate--CoA ligase, whose translation MATRDSTPDASQDIESALQETRVFQPPAADAIGMPHWHVEGLEAYRTEHDRSIRDPDGYWGGVAERLRWMRPFPAVLEGHFPEPTWFAGGRLNACDNCVDRFVDDGHGDEVAILWEGEPIAGDGRPEVRRLTYRDLQRETARFANALKKLGATKGDVVTIYMGMVPELAIAMLACARIGCPHSVIFGGFSSQAIADRVADANSKVVVTCDGAWRRGSVVPLKDNVDQAMAMLPEADRSVVVLRRCGNDVAMQDGRDHDWAELVSAASDDCPCEPMDAEDMLFLLYTSGSTGKPKGIVHSTAGYLLYAAHTARLTFNLVPGAGQVFWCTADCGWITGHSYIVYGILPNRVPTLMYEGGPNYPAEDRFWAMVDRHKVTQFYTAPTAIRAFMKWGDEHPAKHDLSSLKILGTVGEPINPEAWMWYHTRIGRGQCVIVDTYWQTETGGHVITPLPGVTPTKPGSCTLPAFGIDAAVVQPDGGECRANAGGLMVIRRPWPGMLRGVFGDRDRFLETYFSTVVRDGVPYYTAGDGARRDEDGYFWIMGRIDDVINVSGHRLGTMEVESALVAHDAVVEAAVVGVPHEIKGTGIAAFVTLGGGCKPGDELQAALRAHVAEVIGPIARPDQIRFAEALPKTRSGKIMRRLLRDIAAGVEQISQDTSTLEDYGVLARLRESSES comes from the coding sequence ATGGCTACACGCGACAGCACGCCCGACGCAAGCCAGGACATCGAGAGCGCCCTTCAGGAGACGCGGGTGTTCCAGCCGCCGGCGGCCGATGCGATCGGCATGCCGCACTGGCACGTCGAGGGCCTCGAGGCCTACCGCACCGAGCACGATCGCTCGATCCGCGACCCGGACGGCTACTGGGGCGGCGTGGCCGAGCGGCTGCGGTGGATGCGGCCGTTCCCGGCGGTGCTCGAGGGGCATTTCCCCGAGCCGACGTGGTTCGCCGGCGGCCGGCTGAACGCCTGCGACAACTGCGTGGATCGATTCGTCGACGACGGCCACGGCGACGAGGTGGCCATCCTCTGGGAGGGTGAGCCGATTGCGGGCGACGGCCGGCCCGAGGTCCGCCGGCTGACGTATCGCGATCTGCAGCGCGAGACCGCGCGCTTCGCAAACGCGCTCAAGAAGCTGGGCGCGACCAAGGGTGACGTGGTCACGATCTACATGGGCATGGTGCCCGAGCTGGCGATCGCCATGCTCGCGTGCGCCCGCATCGGCTGCCCGCACTCGGTGATCTTCGGCGGATTCAGCAGCCAGGCCATCGCGGATCGCGTGGCCGACGCGAATTCGAAGGTCGTCGTCACCTGCGACGGCGCCTGGCGGCGGGGCAGCGTGGTGCCGCTCAAGGACAACGTGGACCAGGCGATGGCGATGCTGCCGGAGGCCGACCGCTCGGTCGTCGTGCTCCGCCGGTGCGGCAACGACGTAGCGATGCAGGACGGCCGCGACCACGACTGGGCGGAACTGGTCTCGGCGGCCTCCGACGACTGCCCCTGCGAGCCCATGGACGCCGAGGACATGCTGTTCTTGCTGTACACCAGCGGCTCGACGGGCAAGCCCAAGGGCATCGTGCATTCGACCGCGGGCTACCTGCTCTACGCGGCGCACACCGCCAGGCTGACCTTCAACCTCGTGCCCGGGGCCGGCCAGGTGTTCTGGTGCACCGCCGACTGCGGCTGGATCACGGGCCACAGCTACATCGTCTACGGCATCCTGCCCAACCGCGTGCCCACGCTGATGTACGAGGGCGGGCCCAACTACCCGGCCGAGGATCGCTTCTGGGCGATGGTCGATCGCCACAAGGTCACGCAGTTCTACACGGCGCCGACGGCCATCCGCGCATTCATGAAGTGGGGCGACGAGCACCCCGCGAAGCACGACCTGTCCTCTCTCAAGATCCTCGGCACCGTGGGCGAGCCCATCAATCCCGAGGCGTGGATGTGGTACCACACGCGGATCGGCCGGGGGCAGTGCGTCATCGTGGATACGTACTGGCAGACCGAGACGGGCGGGCACGTGATCACGCCGCTGCCCGGCGTCACGCCCACCAAGCCCGGCTCGTGCACGCTGCCAGCCTTCGGCATCGACGCGGCGGTGGTGCAGCCCGATGGCGGCGAGTGCCGCGCGAACGCCGGCGGGCTCATGGTCATCCGCAGGCCCTGGCCCGGCATGCTCCGCGGCGTCTTCGGCGACCGTGACCGTTTCCTTGAGACCTACTTCTCGACGGTCGTTCGCGATGGCGTGCCCTACTACACCGCGGGCGACGGCGCCCGGCGGGACGAGGACGGCTACTTCTGGATCATGGGCCGCATCGACGATGTCATCAACGTGAGCGGGCACCGCCTGGGCACCATGGAGGTCGAGAGCGCGCTGGTGGCGCACGACGCGGTCGTCGAGGCGGCGGTCGTCGGCGTACCCCACGAGATCAAGGGCACCGGCATCGCCGCGTTCGTGACGCTGGGCGGCGGCTGCAAGCCCGGCGACGAGCTGCAGGCTGCCCTTCGCGCGCACGTGGCCGAGGTCATCGGCCCGATCGCCAGGCCCGACCAGATCCGCTTCGCCGAGGCGCTGCCCAAGACCCGCAGCGGCAAGATCATGCGGCGGCTGCTGCGGGACATCGCCGCCGGCGTCGAGCAGATCAGCCAGGACACCTCGACGCTCGAGGACTACGGCGTGCTGGCGAGGCTCCGCGAATCGTCCGAGAGTTGA
- a CDS encoding NAD-dependent epimerase/dehydratase family protein, with amino-acid sequence MDHAILDRPALVTGATGYVAGWIVRRLLERGATVHAAVRDPANADKRAHLDAMARELPGSIRYFAADLLEPGSYADAMAGCGVVFHAASPFFLGVDDPKRDLVDPAVEGTRSVLAQADATPTVDRIVLTSSCAAIYGDNIDLRDAAGGVFTEDDWNTTSSLDHQPYSYSKTLAEREAWRIAGEQDRWRLVAINPSFVLGPATNPHAGAESIAFLTHMGDGTLRIGVPDMGMGVVDVRDVADAHLAAATRPDARGRHIVSGHDSGLRQIADILRAHFGSDHPIPSRSLPRWLVWLVGPVADGRLTRRAIARNVGYPWRGENAKSRRELGIEYRPLEDTLTEMFEQLVDAGVL; translated from the coding sequence ATGGACCACGCCATCCTCGATCGACCCGCCCTGGTGACCGGCGCGACGGGCTACGTCGCCGGCTGGATCGTGCGGCGCCTGCTCGAGCGCGGCGCGACCGTGCACGCCGCGGTCCGAGACCCCGCAAACGCGGACAAGCGGGCCCACCTGGACGCCATGGCACGCGAACTGCCCGGCTCCATCCGCTACTTCGCCGCCGACCTGCTCGAGCCGGGCAGCTACGCCGACGCGATGGCGGGCTGCGGCGTCGTGTTCCATGCCGCGTCGCCGTTCTTCCTGGGCGTCGACGATCCCAAGCGGGACCTCGTCGATCCCGCGGTCGAGGGCACCCGCAGCGTGCTCGCCCAGGCCGATGCCACGCCGACCGTCGATCGGATCGTGCTGACGAGCAGCTGCGCCGCGATCTACGGCGACAACATCGACCTGCGGGACGCCGCCGGCGGCGTGTTCACCGAGGACGACTGGAACACGACCTCGTCGCTCGACCACCAGCCGTACTCGTACTCCAAGACGCTGGCCGAGCGAGAGGCCTGGCGGATCGCCGGCGAGCAGGACCGCTGGCGGCTGGTCGCGATCAACCCGTCCTTCGTGCTCGGGCCGGCCACGAATCCGCACGCGGGAGCCGAGTCGATCGCCTTCCTGACGCACATGGGCGACGGCACGCTGCGGATCGGCGTGCCCGACATGGGCATGGGCGTAGTCGACGTGCGGGACGTGGCCGACGCGCACCTGGCCGCCGCGACGAGGCCCGATGCCCGCGGCCGGCACATCGTCAGCGGGCACGACTCGGGACTGCGGCAGATCGCCGACATCCTCCGCGCGCACTTCGGCAGCGACCATCCGATCCCATCGCGGTCGCTGCCGCGCTGGCTGGTGTGGCTCGTGGGCCCCGTAGCCGATGGACGCCTGACCCGCCGCGCGATCGCCCGGAACGTGGGCTACCCATGGCGGGGCGAAAACGCTAAGAGCCGGCGGGAACTAGGCATCGAGTATCGTCCGCTCGAGGACACGCTCACCGAGATGTTCGAGCAGCTCGTCGACGCGGGCGTGCTGTAA
- a CDS encoding FG-GAP-like repeat-containing protein, giving the protein MPKTCPAVAALALTLPLAVPTGAALAQDCDPSDIFAPPVSYDADNDPRNIAIGDLDGDGVNDVVASNRASDNVSVLINNGDGTFAPPVSIGVGDEPIVVAIGDLDGDGANDVVTANRTSENLSVLLNNGDGTFAPDVLYAMPGSTEAVAIGDLDGDGDNDLAASNVVLLNNGDGTFAPPVVFGTGFGVARIAIGDLDGDGDLDLAAVNNAVTVLLNNGDGTFGPDVSYAAGSNPESVVIGDLDGDGDNDLVTGNLFSGDVSVLLNNGDGTFAAQVRYEVGIFPRDVAIGDLDSDGDIDLAAANFSGMSDPEGDGISVLLNNGDGTFGSEVVYPADRDPAAVVIGDLDGDGDNDLVVGNSFSDNVSVLLATCFTSPSFPTQPTPVVLLPAGGGVAEFSVVASGTPPLSYQWRRDGVDLVDGGGVSGANTPTLTIDATVEDVASYDVVVTNPFRSAASEAAVIAVRVPCQADFDGDGSLTLFDFLGFSNAFDAGCP; this is encoded by the coding sequence ATGCCGAAGACTTGCCCCGCCGTGGCCGCGCTGGCCCTCACCCTGCCGCTCGCCGTACCCACCGGGGCCGCGCTGGCCCAGGACTGCGACCCCAGCGACATCTTCGCGCCACCAGTGTCCTACGACGCGGACAACGACCCCCGGAACATCGCGATCGGCGATCTGGACGGCGACGGTGTCAACGACGTGGTCGCGTCGAACCGGGCCAGCGACAACGTCAGCGTGCTGATCAACAACGGGGACGGCACCTTCGCGCCGCCGGTGTCCATTGGCGTGGGCGACGAGCCCATCGTCGTTGCGATCGGCGACCTGGACGGCGACGGTGCCAACGACGTGGTCACCGCGAATCGGACCAGCGAGAACCTCAGCGTGCTGCTCAACAACGGGGATGGCACGTTCGCGCCCGATGTGCTCTACGCCATGCCCGGCTCGACCGAAGCCGTGGCGATCGGCGACCTCGATGGCGATGGCGACAACGACCTGGCCGCGTCGAATGTCGTGCTGCTGAACAACGGCGACGGAACCTTCGCGCCCCCGGTGGTGTTCGGCACCGGCTTTGGTGTTGCGCGGATCGCGATCGGCGACCTGGACGGCGACGGCGACCTCGACCTGGCCGCGGTGAACAACGCCGTCACCGTCCTGCTCAACAACGGGGATGGCACGTTCGGACCCGATGTGAGCTACGCCGCGGGCTCCAATCCCGAATCCGTGGTCATCGGCGACCTGGACGGTGATGGCGACAACGACCTAGTCACGGGAAACCTGTTCAGCGGCGACGTGAGCGTGCTGCTGAACAACGGGGATGGCACCTTCGCGGCGCAAGTGCGATACGAAGTCGGCATTTTCCCCCGGGACGTGGCCATCGGCGACCTGGATAGCGACGGCGATATCGACCTCGCCGCGGCAAACTTCTCGGGGATGTCTGACCCCGAGGGCGACGGCATCAGCGTGCTGCTGAACAACGGCGATGGCACGTTTGGGAGCGAGGTGGTCTATCCCGCCGATCGCGACCCCGCGGCCGTGGTGATCGGCGACCTGGACGGCGACGGCGACAACGATCTGGTCGTCGGGAACAGCTTCAGCGATAACGTGAGCGTGCTGCTGGCCACGTGCTTCACGTCGCCCTCCTTCCCAACGCAGCCGACGCCCGTTGTGCTGCTGCCCGCCGGCGGGGGCGTGGCCGAGTTCAGCGTCGTCGCGAGCGGCACCCCGCCGCTCAGCTACCAGTGGCGGCGCGACGGCGTGGACCTCGTCGACGGCGGCGGCGTCTCGGGCGCAAACACGCCCACGCTCACCATCGACGCCACCGTCGAGGACGTCGCGAGCTACGACGTAGTCGTCACCAACCCCTTCCGCAGCGCCGCGAGCGAGGCGGCGGTGATCGCGGTGCGTGTGCCCTGCCAGGCCGACTTCGACGGCGATGGAAGCCTGACGCTGTTCGATTTCCTGGGGTTCAGCAACGCCTTCGACGCCGGCTGCCCGTAG
- the gap gene encoding type I glyceraldehyde-3-phosphate dehydrogenase: MAIRLGINGFGRIGRLVYRIASEHPGVTVAAINDLVPPENLAYLLQHDTMHGRFRHKGEPVDVRHEGTTITAAGAAGTTTTHVFEERDPAAIQWGDHGVDVVIESTGLFTTGGDAAKHLRGGAKRVLISAPTKTPDEVPTLCYKVNHERYDPTQHTVVSNASCTTNCLAPIAKVIDDAFGLEEGLMATIHAVTATQPTQDGPSKKDLRGGRNGYMNIIPASTGAAKAVGLCLPQLKGKLTGLAYRVPTADVSCVDLTFRPAKATSLAEINAAMKAAAEGPMEGVLAYTEAPVVSSDFIGDHHSSIYDATAGIELSDRFFKVLSWYDNEAGYAARCVDMVEFMAG; the protein is encoded by the coding sequence ATGGCCATCCGCCTTGGCATCAATGGGTTTGGACGCATCGGGCGGCTGGTATACCGCATCGCCAGCGAGCACCCGGGCGTCACCGTCGCCGCCATCAACGACCTGGTGCCGCCGGAGAACCTGGCCTACCTGCTGCAGCACGACACCATGCACGGCCGCTTCCGCCACAAGGGCGAGCCCGTGGACGTGCGGCACGAGGGCACGACCATCACCGCCGCCGGCGCCGCGGGCACGACGACCACGCACGTCTTCGAGGAGCGCGACCCCGCGGCCATCCAGTGGGGCGACCACGGCGTGGACGTCGTCATCGAGTCCACGGGCCTATTCACCACGGGTGGGGACGCCGCCAAGCACCTGCGGGGCGGCGCCAAGCGGGTGCTCATCAGCGCGCCCACCAAGACGCCCGACGAGGTACCCACGCTCTGCTACAAGGTGAACCACGAGCGGTACGACCCGACGCAGCACACCGTCGTCAGCAACGCCAGCTGCACGACCAACTGCCTGGCGCCCATCGCCAAGGTCATCGACGATGCCTTCGGCCTCGAAGAAGGCCTGATGGCGACCATCCACGCCGTCACCGCCACCCAGCCCACGCAGGACGGCCCCTCCAAGAAGGACCTCCGCGGCGGCCGCAACGGCTACATGAACATCATCCCCGCGAGCACCGGCGCCGCCAAGGCCGTCGGCCTGTGCCTGCCGCAGCTCAAGGGCAAGCTCACGGGCCTGGCCTACCGGGTCCCCACCGCCGACGTGAGCTGCGTGGACCTGACCTTCCGCCCCGCCAAAGCCACGAGCCTCGCGGAGATCAACGCCGCCATGAAGGCCGCCGCCGAGGGCCCGATGGAAGGCGTGCTGGCCTACACCGAGGCCCCGGTCGTCTCGAGCGACTTCATCGGCGACCACCACAGCAGCATCTACGACGCCACGGCGGGCATCGAGCTGAGCGACCGCTTCTTCAAGGTGCTCAGCTGGTACGACAACGAGGCCGGCTACGCGGCACGCTGCGTGGACATGGTGGAGTTCATGGCGGGGTGA